GTTCGCTTTAATGATCTGAAAAGACAAATCGGAGCTATTACATATAAAACATTGAGTTCACAGCTAAAAGAATTGGAAGCGGATGGTCTGGTGAATCGGAAAGAGTACCCCCAAGTTCCACCTAAAGTTGAGTACAGTCTTACAGAAAAAGCGGAAACACTATTGCCTGTTTTGGAAGGGTTATGTGAATGGGGAACCAAAAATCAATATAATTAAGTTTCGTTTTTTAATTGCTTTCGAATGTTATAGGAATATTAGAAAAGACGATTGACATATATTTATAGTTAATCAGGTATTCAACGAGCTCAAGTGCACTGGGGATAGGAAGCTTAAAAATCAGTATCTTTTGGGGGGGATATTTTTGACTATGGCGATTATTTTATTTATAGCGTACAACACAGAGCCTCATCTCTACTTTATTAGTGTAAATGAGGCTCTTGCGTGAACTATTAAAGGCACTTTATAGCTTTTGGGACATCCCCGGATGTTTGATGCTTAGCACTACCTTTTTCTTTAGTTCCTCTGCAGCAGCTCGAATCTGTTTTGCCTGCGTCACAGCCGAAATCACCGCTACACCATCGGCACCCGCACCTACCACTTCCTCCACACGGTCTATCGTAATGCCACCGATCCCGACGATGGGCAGATCAATTCCCGCTTTGCGCATCTCATGCAAAATGGCTGGACCCTGCACCGCATGAGCATCATCCTTTGAGATGGTGGGATAGATGGGGCCGACGCCGAGGTAGTCCGCACCTTGCAGAATGGCTCGACGAGCTTCCTCAATCGTATGGGCGGAGACGC
This window of the Paenibacillus polymyxa genome carries:
- a CDS encoding winged helix-turn-helix transcriptional regulator, translated to MSMAEFKGKVKNIQDTPFGYTVSVIGGKWKMVIIYLLAENQVVRFNDLKRQIGAITYKTLSSQLKELEADGLVNRKEYPQVPPKVEYSLTEKAETLLPVLEGLCEWGTKNQYN
- the thiE gene encoding thiamine phosphate synthase, producing MSGRILPEIMRRHLQMYLVVGSVNCLAEPSRVVQEALAGGTTMIQFREKGRSALTGVPMFELARQLQDLCHHAGIPFIVNDDVELALELNADGVHIGQDDESADSVRTRIGNRILGVSAHTIEEARRAILQGADYLGVGPIYPTISKDDAHAVQGPAILHEMRKAGIDLPIVGIGGITIDRVEEVVGAGADGVAVISAVTQAKQIRAAAEELKKKVVLSIKHPGMSQKL